One region of Polaribacter pectinis genomic DNA includes:
- a CDS encoding efflux RND transporter permease subunit, whose amino-acid sequence MADKNKQVDKEFKLSSWAINNKTTIYVAMFLILYLGISAYFTMPRENFPEINETKIYISSVYPGNTAEDIEKLVTNPLEDRLKSVSNVVKITSTSQEDYSIITVEFDEKIDVKDAKQKVKDEIDQETAGEDWPTFNGAKVTPNVFELSMSEEIPILNINISGNYPVAKLKEYGEYLQDEIEDLTEIKKVDIRGAQEKEVEVAVDIYKMMAAKVSFDDITNAINRGNVTMSAGNFITSQQRRTIRIIGEIEKPSDLGDFVIKAENGNPIYLKDVAEIFFRDKDKTTYARENGEAVVMLDVKKRSGENMVAAADKIGKIVAQAKQNHFPPDLKVTIANDQSPKTIGQVDDLVNNIIFGVILVVIVLMFFLGFKNAIFVGFAIPMSMFMSLMILGGLGYTLNTMVLFGLIMGLGMLVDNGIVVVENVYRLMDEEGMTRIEAAKKGIGEIAFPIIISTATTVAAFIPLGLWPGIMGQFMVILPITLSIVLGSSLFVAIFFNSVLVSQFMSTEDKDMPLKSIIKLTSIMAIIGLFIFFFGGEYNALGTLMIFTAIMLWVYRLFLRKAANYFQKNTLVTLENWYGRQLKKALSGWTPYVLVTGTFILLFVAFAGFGWSVGEQRTKIEFFPDNKPNQIIVYIEYPEGTDIEKTNQITKEIEQKVYGVLNQDMYIKNGENFMVESTVSQVGEGAGNPQTDGGSSAEMPHKGKITASMREYKYRNGEDSEILRQKVQAALVGIYPGVLISVEKDANGPPAGAPINIELNGEDYEELIFTAERMRDYLNTQSISGVDELKIDVNKSKPGMQVLVDRKKAGELGVSTGQVGQQLRASIFGNKAGIYKENGEDYDIYVRFNEDDRYDKSAVFNQKITFRDPASGKIKEIPVSAVATQTNSSGFSAIKHKNVKRVVTVYSALSPGETDAGAVVAKIQNSMKNFKDLPKGIKIDYTGQIEEQNKQMNFLVGAFFTGLMLIFFILIFQFNSVSKPGIIMLAIFLSFIGVFGGLVISGAPFVIMMTMVGIISLAGIVVNNGVVLLDYAQLLIDRRKIQDGVADEDYLPLNSLFESVVKAGKARLRPVLLTAITTILGLIPLAIGLNINFFTLFSEFDANIYMGGDNVVFWGPLAKTVIYGLLIATFLTLIVVPILFFLITKLKMRIKGQLPHQLEKQKEELIFNMDKRLDEKNQI is encoded by the coding sequence TTACCTCAACTTCTCAAGAAGATTATTCTATTATTACTGTAGAGTTTGACGAGAAAATTGATGTAAAAGATGCAAAACAGAAGGTAAAAGACGAAATAGATCAAGAAACAGCAGGTGAAGACTGGCCAACTTTTAATGGTGCAAAAGTAACACCAAATGTTTTTGAGTTGAGTATGTCTGAAGAAATTCCGATTCTTAATATTAATATTTCGGGAAATTACCCAGTTGCAAAACTGAAAGAATATGGAGAATACTTACAAGATGAAATTGAAGATTTAACGGAAATTAAAAAAGTAGATATTCGTGGAGCACAAGAAAAAGAAGTAGAAGTTGCTGTAGATATTTACAAAATGATGGCTGCAAAAGTTAGTTTCGATGATATTACAAACGCTATAAATCGTGGAAATGTAACCATGTCTGCTGGTAATTTTATTACAAGTCAGCAAAGAAGAACCATTAGAATTATTGGTGAAATAGAAAAACCATCTGATTTAGGAGATTTTGTAATTAAGGCAGAAAATGGGAATCCTATTTACTTAAAAGATGTTGCAGAAATTTTCTTTAGAGACAAAGACAAAACAACCTACGCAAGAGAAAATGGCGAAGCTGTTGTAATGTTAGATGTTAAGAAAAGATCTGGTGAAAACATGGTTGCTGCAGCAGATAAAATTGGTAAAATTGTAGCACAAGCAAAACAAAATCATTTTCCACCAGATTTAAAAGTAACTATTGCAAACGATCAATCTCCAAAAACAATTGGGCAAGTAGACGATTTGGTAAACAATATCATCTTTGGAGTTATTTTGGTAGTAATTGTTTTAATGTTTTTCCTTGGTTTTAAAAACGCCATTTTCGTTGGTTTTGCAATACCAATGTCTATGTTTATGTCTTTAATGATTTTAGGCGGATTAGGCTACACCTTAAATACAATGGTACTTTTTGGTCTTATTATGGGACTTGGAATGCTGGTAGATAATGGAATTGTGGTTGTAGAAAACGTCTACAGATTAATGGACGAAGAAGGAATGACCAGAATTGAAGCTGCCAAAAAAGGTATTGGAGAAATTGCTTTTCCTATTATTATTTCTACTGCAACTACTGTTGCAGCATTTATTCCTTTGGGTCTTTGGCCAGGAATTATGGGACAGTTTATGGTAATTTTACCAATAACTTTATCTATTGTTTTAGGTTCATCATTATTTGTTGCGATTTTCTTTAACTCTGTTTTAGTTTCTCAATTTATGAGTACAGAAGATAAAGACATGCCATTAAAAAGCATTATCAAATTAACAAGTATTATGGCAATTATTGGGTTGTTCATTTTCTTCTTTGGAGGCGAATACAACGCTTTAGGTACTTTAATGATTTTCACTGCAATTATGTTGTGGGTTTATAGACTATTCTTAAGAAAAGCTGCAAATTATTTTCAGAAAAACACGTTGGTTACTTTAGAAAATTGGTATGGAAGACAATTGAAAAAAGCATTATCTGGCTGGACTCCTTATGTTTTAGTTACTGGAACTTTTATTTTATTATTTGTAGCATTTGCAGGTTTTGGTTGGTCTGTAGGTGAACAAAGAACAAAAATCGAGTTTTTCCCAGATAACAAACCAAACCAAATTATTGTTTATATCGAGTATCCTGAAGGAACAGATATTGAGAAAACAAACCAAATTACTAAAGAAATAGAGCAGAAAGTTTACGGTGTTTTAAACCAAGATATGTACATCAAAAATGGTGAAAATTTCATGGTAGAAAGTACAGTTTCTCAAGTTGGTGAAGGTGCAGGAAATCCACAAACAGATGGAGGTTCTTCTGCAGAAATGCCTCATAAAGGAAAAATTACTGCTTCTATGCGTGAGTACAAATATAGAAATGGAGAAGACAGTGAAATTCTACGTCAGAAAGTACAAGCTGCTTTGGTTGGTATTTATCCTGGAGTTTTAATTTCTGTTGAAAAAGATGCAAATGGACCACCTGCTGGTGCACCAATTAATATAGAATTGAATGGTGAAGATTACGAAGAATTAATTTTTACAGCAGAAAGAATGCGTGACTATTTAAATACGCAAAGTATTTCTGGTGTTGATGAATTAAAGATTGATGTAAATAAATCGAAACCTGGAATGCAAGTTTTGGTAGATCGTAAAAAAGCAGGTGAATTAGGTGTTTCTACAGGACAAGTTGGGCAACAATTAAGAGCTTCCATTTTTGGAAATAAAGCCGGTATTTACAAAGAAAACGGAGAAGATTACGATATTTATGTTCGTTTTAACGAAGATGATAGGTATGATAAAAGTGCTGTTTTTAATCAGAAAATAACGTTTAGAGACCCAGCTTCTGGTAAAATAAAAGAAATTCCTGTTTCTGCTGTTGCTACTCAAACCAATAGTTCTGGTTTTAGTGCCATTAAACATAAAAACGTAAAAAGAGTAGTAACTGTTTATTCTGCATTGTCTCCTGGAGAAACAGATGCTGGTGCTGTTGTTGCGAAGATTCAGAATTCGATGAAGAATTTTAAAGACTTGCCTAAAGGAATTAAAATTGATTATACTGGACAAATTGAAGAACAAAACAAACAAATGAACTTTTTGGTTGGTGCGTTTTTTACAGGTTTAATGTTGATTTTCTTCATCTTAATTTTCCAATTTAATTCGGTTTCTAAACCAGGAATTATAATGTTGGCAATCTTTTTAAGTTTCATTGGAGTTTTTGGAGGTTTGGTTATTTCTGGAGCACCTTTTGTTATTATGATGACCATGGTTGGTATTATTTCACTGGCTGGAATTGTAGTAAATAACGGAGTTGTATTATTAGATTATGCACAACTATTAATTGACAGGAGAAAAATACAAGATGGTGTTGCAGATGAAGATTATTTACCTTTAAACAGTTTATTCGAATCTGTAGTTAAAGCTGGTAAAGCACGTTTGAGACCTGTTTTATTAACAGCAATTACTACTATTTTAGGATTAATTCCTTTAGCTATTGGTTTAAATATTAACTTCTTCACCTTGTTTAGCGAGTTTGATGCCAATATTTATATGGGTGGTGACAATGTTGTTTTCTGGGGACCTTTAGCAAAAACAGTAATTTATGGATTGTTAATCGCGACTTTCTTAACATTGATTGTAGTGCCTATTTTATTCTTCTTAATTACAAAGCTGAAAATGAGAATAAAAGGACAATTACCTCATCAATTAGAAAAGCAAAAAGAAGAATTAATCTTTAACATGGACAAAAGATTAGATGAGAAAAATCAAATCTAA